A part of Acropora palmata chromosome 6, jaAcrPala1.3, whole genome shotgun sequence genomic DNA contains:
- the LOC141884733 gene encoding uncharacterized protein LOC141884733 isoform X1 gives MALNSSEVYAVAILGSIILILWAFFGLLWSFLLVSTFLVYAYNFGRREKANIRLKTAVYEDEADVTLYHEKLASHHSEFQDFPFTGSQKEHFTLRSPAPLLSSVTKRLSFNGSAMFTPFQARRTLDRSRDLGTPNLSRGNTVAYWRKSNHFSLLNPSLERPCTVKIASPNTSINRTFNLSNSPLKGKTPEKTNPCSRASVMSALKESRKRTRFAVDDEEEDLEVGLRPSKRRSCKPINVEESNVTHGLSQVLSRPFFGCLKRVGRHESNEISTEEITNKRSKLEEDGEVLPESGRYHTQTEYSHNAQKRKGTDEKSVNARDASIEDSEESISKKVKRFSSSGDVNDNSQATAVREHDTTMVTDSAGHKLPETDQSEDQGRNDSKHMESSVTNYSSSKCVDDKSSEESQRNNADEGESVDSEDKSNNSEANSITDSGASNKRKRFTIPRFLSKADPRRRALPVYCASNEESEMPQRRHVTRKINQEQIKMDRKLAWERVKRFLDNDDDDDDEEEEKEDEMAKTSGSAVVSADAKAISAPSLFKIPVVPAPTSIGTVTTTTQSIVAPVLATGHPQQTTGVQVGSISTVVQSSSTVSGSTERTQFQALAGSSMQLQQTVGSGVLSALSSNQLASCNAPTAATTKQESSTVLTSLSGPVNQSNTSLSGFQAKTVLTSTTSTTGQGKDGFHFSSPFLTGDSLPTKPAKTDQITLLSGSVQNDTRPRGVQFSSSFRQSATNSFVPASQNSMQRFVTPVSNSPNIAIGQVAAEMGQNFAKSSLNPEAFKASTSSLTQSPFKSLVKTTQSEFPSSSASVLGQIGNTTQGVFGTTALNKGGFGTPNMLSVPKASQPSQVATGSTFEGSLMKTASQSPFNQNASGTESKQDDAGPPMLRRLFGEQQIQQSSFGLNTAKCRITFGSHGTQNSAKNNNSAFTVGSQLQNQNATSSTLGTHATKNAFETQSKQPVTQNTFGTQTSQNAFGSQQPSHGTFGNKVSQNTFLQQQQPNQSAFGAALTSQNAFGSQQATRSAFGTQASFGAQQPSQSAFGTPQANQVSKSSFSFAVNTASDSSSSPFGSFDNKAGPSSKNTMAPAGGFNFTLPANNSVPASGGFNFNVASGSGSGGFQFDSQATPSRPAQPIGTFNFNPGSSTPGPAFGIPNTTQGANIGSHSKVRPRLIARRRGKK, from the exons ATGGCTTTGAACAGCAGCGAAGTTTATGCTGTAGCCATTCTAGGCTCCATTATATTGATTCTGTGGGCATTCTTCGGTCTTCTATGGAGTTTTCTTCTTGTATCCACGTTTTTGGTTTACGCGTACAACTTCGGACGGCGAGAGAAAGCGAATATTCGGCTAAAAACTGCGGTGTATGAAGATGAAGCAGATGTCACTCTGTACCATGAAAAACTAGCCAGTCATCATTCTGAATTTCAAGATTTTCCTTTCACTGGTTCGcaaaaagagcattttacaCTGAGGTCTCCGGCGCCATTACTGTCAAGTGTCACTAAGAGATTGAGTTTCAATGGAAG TGCCATGTTCACGCCTTTTCAAGCAAGAAGGACACTGGATAGAAGCAGAGACCTTGGGACTCCGAACTTGTCTCGAGGAAATACAGTAGCGTATTGGCGAAAATCCAACCACTTCAGCCTGTTGAATCCAAGTCTGGAACGGCCTTGCACGGTGAAGATTGCTTCACCAAATACTTCCATTAATAGAACTTTCAACCT ATCCAACAGCCCTTTGAAGGGAAAAACACCAGAAAAGACGAATCCATGCAGCCGCGCCTCTGTCATGTCCGCACTCAAGGAAAGCAGAAAGAGAACTCGCTTTGCTGTTGATGACGAGGAGGAGGATTTGGAGGTTGGGCTGCGACCGTCAAAGAG gAGGAGTTGTAAGCCTATCAATGTTGAAGAAAGCAATGTGACCCATGGGTTGTCTCAGGTATTGAGCAGACCTTTCTTTGGATGCCTAAAGAGAGTAGGGAGGCATGAGAgtaatgaaatttcaactgaAGAAATCACTAACAAGAGAAGCAAGTTGGAAGAGGATGGAGAGGTATTACCCGAGTCTGGGAGATATCACACACAAACTGAATATTCACACAATGCACAAAAGAGGAAAGGGACTGACGAAAAATCTGTGAATGCAAgg GATGCGAGCATTGAAGACTCTGAAGAAAGCATTTCCAAAAAAGTCAAGAGATTCTCTTCATCAGGAGATGTTAACGACAACAG CCAAGCAACAGCTGTGAGAGAGCACGATACAACCATGGTCACTGACTCAGCTGGACACAAACTACCTGAGACTGATCAAAGTGAAGACCAGGGTAGAAATGACAGCAAACACATGGAATCTTCAGTCACAAATTACTCATCTTCAAAATGTGTTGATGACAAATCTTCTGAGGAATCTCAAAGAAACAATGCAGATGAGGGGGAATCAGTGGACAGCGAAGATAAAAGCAATAACAGTGAGGCAAATTCAATCACAGATTCTGGTGCTTCAAACAAAAGG AAGAGATTCACCATTCCAAGATTTCTGTCCAAGGCTGACCCTAGACGACGAGCTCTGCCAGTTTACTGTGCATCCAATGAGGAATCAGAGATG CCTCAAAGACGACATGTGACTAGAAAGATCAACCAGGAACAAATCAAGATGGATCGCAAATTAGCTTGGGAAAGGGTAAAGAGATTTCTAGAcaacgacgatgatgatgatgatgaggaggAGGAGAAGGAAGATGAAATGGCCAAAACATCTG GTTCAGCTGTTGTCTCAGCAGATGCAAAAGCAATTTCTGCACCATCCCTTTTCAAGATTCCAGTTGTCCCTGCTCCAACTAGTATAGGAACTGTGACCACAACCACTCAAAGCATTGTTGCACCTGTTCTAGCTACAGGACACCCACAACAAACCACAGGAGTCCAGGTTGGGTCAATCTCTACTGTAGTTCAGTCCAGCAGCACTGTGTCAGGTAGTACGGAAAGGACCCAATTTCAAGCATTGGCAGGAAGCTCAATGCAATTGCAACAGACTGTGGGGTCAGGGGTGTTATCAGCTCTGTCTAGTAATCAGTTGGCTTCATGCAATGCTCCAACAGCAGCTACAACAAAACAAGAGAGCTCTACTGTTCTTACAAGTTTGTCAGGTCCAGTAAACCAATCAAATACAAGTTTAAGTGgatttcaagcaaaaacagtGCTCACttcaacaacatcaacaacaggTCAAGGCAAAGATGGATTTCACTTCTCTTCACCTTTTTTAACTGGAGATTCACTTCCAACAAAGCCTGCAAAAACAGACCAAATTACTCTACTGTCAGGTTCTGTTCAAAATGACACACGCCCCCGTGGTGTCCAGTTTAGCTCTAGTTTTCGACAATCAGCGACAAATTCCTTTGTTCCAGCATCCCAGAACTCGATGCAAAGATTTGTAACTCCTGTAAGCAATAGTCCAAACATTGCTATTGGACAAGTTGCTGCTGAGATGGGGcagaattttgcaaaatcatccCTCAACCCTGAAGCCTTCAAGGCTAGCACGTCATCTTTAACTCAAAGCCCTTTCAAATCCCTTGTGAAaactactcaaagtgaatttCCATCATCGAGTGCAAGTGTATTAGGACAAATCGGCAACACGACTCAGGGTGTGTTTGGAACGACAGCACTAAATAAAGGTGGGTTTGGCACTCCTAACATGCTGTCTGTACCAAAAGCAAGTCAACCATCTCAGGTTGCAACTGGAAGCACCTTTGAAGGATCACTTATGAAAACTGCTTCGCAGAGTCCTTTCAATCAAAATGCTTCAGGAACAGAATCAAAGCAAGACGATGCAGGTCCACCCATGTTACGAAGGCTGTTTGGCGAACAACAAATccaacaaagctcttttgggCTTAACACAGCCAAATGTCGAATCACATTTGGCTCACATGGAACTCAAAATTCTGCCAAGAATAATAACTCTGCTTTCACTGTTGGTTCTCAACTGCAGAATCAAAATGCCACTTCAAGTACTTTGGGCACACATGCCACCAAGAATGCTTTTGAAACCCAATCCAAGCAGCCAGTTACCCAGAATACTTTTGGAACTCAAACATCCCAGAATGCCTTTGGGTCTCAACAACCTTCCCACGGTACATTTGGAAATAAAGTATCCCAGAATACCTttttgcaacaacaacaacctaACCAAAGTGCTTTTGGAGCAGCTCTAACATCCCAGAATGCATTTGGGTCACAACAAGCTACCCGAAGTGCTTTTGGAACTCAAGCATCCTTTGGGGCACAGCAACCCAGCCAGAGTGCTTTTGGGACACCTCAAGCAAACCAAGTCTCCAAATCATCCTTTAGTTTTGCAGTAAACACAGCTTCAGACTCATCAAGTTCACCTTTTGGTAGTTTTGATAATAAGGCTGGACCTTCATCCAAGAATACAATGGCACCTGCAGGTGGATTTAACTTTACTTTGCCTGCAAATAATTCAGTGCCGGCATCAGGCGGCTTCAATTTTAACGTGGCTTCTGGAAGTGGATCAGGAGGCTTTCAGTTTG ATTCCCAAGCTACTCCAAGTAGACCTGCACAGCCCATTGGCACCTTTAACTTTAACCCTGGCTCTTCAACTCCTGGGCCTGCTTTTGGCATACCCAACACTACACAGGGAGCAAACATTGGCTCGCATTCAAAGGTGCGACCTCGATTAATAGCACGGAGGAGAGGCAAGAAGTAA
- the LOC141884733 gene encoding uncharacterized protein LOC141884733 isoform X2: MEGHQTVALVDVVMITQYLQFTALSYDVKKKCFLLFHSAMFTPFQARRTLDRSRDLGTPNLSRGNTVAYWRKSNHFSLLNPSLERPCTVKIASPNTSINRTFNLSNSPLKGKTPEKTNPCSRASVMSALKESRKRTRFAVDDEEEDLEVGLRPSKRRSCKPINVEESNVTHGLSQVLSRPFFGCLKRVGRHESNEISTEEITNKRSKLEEDGEVLPESGRYHTQTEYSHNAQKRKGTDEKSVNARDASIEDSEESISKKVKRFSSSGDVNDNSQATAVREHDTTMVTDSAGHKLPETDQSEDQGRNDSKHMESSVTNYSSSKCVDDKSSEESQRNNADEGESVDSEDKSNNSEANSITDSGASNKRKRFTIPRFLSKADPRRRALPVYCASNEESEMPQRRHVTRKINQEQIKMDRKLAWERVKRFLDNDDDDDDEEEEKEDEMAKTSGSAVVSADAKAISAPSLFKIPVVPAPTSIGTVTTTTQSIVAPVLATGHPQQTTGVQVGSISTVVQSSSTVSGSTERTQFQALAGSSMQLQQTVGSGVLSALSSNQLASCNAPTAATTKQESSTVLTSLSGPVNQSNTSLSGFQAKTVLTSTTSTTGQGKDGFHFSSPFLTGDSLPTKPAKTDQITLLSGSVQNDTRPRGVQFSSSFRQSATNSFVPASQNSMQRFVTPVSNSPNIAIGQVAAEMGQNFAKSSLNPEAFKASTSSLTQSPFKSLVKTTQSEFPSSSASVLGQIGNTTQGVFGTTALNKGGFGTPNMLSVPKASQPSQVATGSTFEGSLMKTASQSPFNQNASGTESKQDDAGPPMLRRLFGEQQIQQSSFGLNTAKCRITFGSHGTQNSAKNNNSAFTVGSQLQNQNATSSTLGTHATKNAFETQSKQPVTQNTFGTQTSQNAFGSQQPSHGTFGNKVSQNTFLQQQQPNQSAFGAALTSQNAFGSQQATRSAFGTQASFGAQQPSQSAFGTPQANQVSKSSFSFAVNTASDSSSSPFGSFDNKAGPSSKNTMAPAGGFNFTLPANNSVPASGGFNFNVASGSGSGGFQFDSQATPSRPAQPIGTFNFNPGSSTPGPAFGIPNTTQGANIGSHSKVRPRLIARRRGKK, from the exons ATGGAAG GACATCAGACTGTTGCTCTTGTGGATGTTGTTATGATAACCCAATACTTGCAGTTCACAGCCCTTTCCTATGatgtgaaaaagaaatgtttcttACTTTTTCACAGTGCCATGTTCACGCCTTTTCAAGCAAGAAGGACACTGGATAGAAGCAGAGACCTTGGGACTCCGAACTTGTCTCGAGGAAATACAGTAGCGTATTGGCGAAAATCCAACCACTTCAGCCTGTTGAATCCAAGTCTGGAACGGCCTTGCACGGTGAAGATTGCTTCACCAAATACTTCCATTAATAGAACTTTCAACCT ATCCAACAGCCCTTTGAAGGGAAAAACACCAGAAAAGACGAATCCATGCAGCCGCGCCTCTGTCATGTCCGCACTCAAGGAAAGCAGAAAGAGAACTCGCTTTGCTGTTGATGACGAGGAGGAGGATTTGGAGGTTGGGCTGCGACCGTCAAAGAG gAGGAGTTGTAAGCCTATCAATGTTGAAGAAAGCAATGTGACCCATGGGTTGTCTCAGGTATTGAGCAGACCTTTCTTTGGATGCCTAAAGAGAGTAGGGAGGCATGAGAgtaatgaaatttcaactgaAGAAATCACTAACAAGAGAAGCAAGTTGGAAGAGGATGGAGAGGTATTACCCGAGTCTGGGAGATATCACACACAAACTGAATATTCACACAATGCACAAAAGAGGAAAGGGACTGACGAAAAATCTGTGAATGCAAgg GATGCGAGCATTGAAGACTCTGAAGAAAGCATTTCCAAAAAAGTCAAGAGATTCTCTTCATCAGGAGATGTTAACGACAACAG CCAAGCAACAGCTGTGAGAGAGCACGATACAACCATGGTCACTGACTCAGCTGGACACAAACTACCTGAGACTGATCAAAGTGAAGACCAGGGTAGAAATGACAGCAAACACATGGAATCTTCAGTCACAAATTACTCATCTTCAAAATGTGTTGATGACAAATCTTCTGAGGAATCTCAAAGAAACAATGCAGATGAGGGGGAATCAGTGGACAGCGAAGATAAAAGCAATAACAGTGAGGCAAATTCAATCACAGATTCTGGTGCTTCAAACAAAAGG AAGAGATTCACCATTCCAAGATTTCTGTCCAAGGCTGACCCTAGACGACGAGCTCTGCCAGTTTACTGTGCATCCAATGAGGAATCAGAGATG CCTCAAAGACGACATGTGACTAGAAAGATCAACCAGGAACAAATCAAGATGGATCGCAAATTAGCTTGGGAAAGGGTAAAGAGATTTCTAGAcaacgacgatgatgatgatgatgaggaggAGGAGAAGGAAGATGAAATGGCCAAAACATCTG GTTCAGCTGTTGTCTCAGCAGATGCAAAAGCAATTTCTGCACCATCCCTTTTCAAGATTCCAGTTGTCCCTGCTCCAACTAGTATAGGAACTGTGACCACAACCACTCAAAGCATTGTTGCACCTGTTCTAGCTACAGGACACCCACAACAAACCACAGGAGTCCAGGTTGGGTCAATCTCTACTGTAGTTCAGTCCAGCAGCACTGTGTCAGGTAGTACGGAAAGGACCCAATTTCAAGCATTGGCAGGAAGCTCAATGCAATTGCAACAGACTGTGGGGTCAGGGGTGTTATCAGCTCTGTCTAGTAATCAGTTGGCTTCATGCAATGCTCCAACAGCAGCTACAACAAAACAAGAGAGCTCTACTGTTCTTACAAGTTTGTCAGGTCCAGTAAACCAATCAAATACAAGTTTAAGTGgatttcaagcaaaaacagtGCTCACttcaacaacatcaacaacaggTCAAGGCAAAGATGGATTTCACTTCTCTTCACCTTTTTTAACTGGAGATTCACTTCCAACAAAGCCTGCAAAAACAGACCAAATTACTCTACTGTCAGGTTCTGTTCAAAATGACACACGCCCCCGTGGTGTCCAGTTTAGCTCTAGTTTTCGACAATCAGCGACAAATTCCTTTGTTCCAGCATCCCAGAACTCGATGCAAAGATTTGTAACTCCTGTAAGCAATAGTCCAAACATTGCTATTGGACAAGTTGCTGCTGAGATGGGGcagaattttgcaaaatcatccCTCAACCCTGAAGCCTTCAAGGCTAGCACGTCATCTTTAACTCAAAGCCCTTTCAAATCCCTTGTGAAaactactcaaagtgaatttCCATCATCGAGTGCAAGTGTATTAGGACAAATCGGCAACACGACTCAGGGTGTGTTTGGAACGACAGCACTAAATAAAGGTGGGTTTGGCACTCCTAACATGCTGTCTGTACCAAAAGCAAGTCAACCATCTCAGGTTGCAACTGGAAGCACCTTTGAAGGATCACTTATGAAAACTGCTTCGCAGAGTCCTTTCAATCAAAATGCTTCAGGAACAGAATCAAAGCAAGACGATGCAGGTCCACCCATGTTACGAAGGCTGTTTGGCGAACAACAAATccaacaaagctcttttgggCTTAACACAGCCAAATGTCGAATCACATTTGGCTCACATGGAACTCAAAATTCTGCCAAGAATAATAACTCTGCTTTCACTGTTGGTTCTCAACTGCAGAATCAAAATGCCACTTCAAGTACTTTGGGCACACATGCCACCAAGAATGCTTTTGAAACCCAATCCAAGCAGCCAGTTACCCAGAATACTTTTGGAACTCAAACATCCCAGAATGCCTTTGGGTCTCAACAACCTTCCCACGGTACATTTGGAAATAAAGTATCCCAGAATACCTttttgcaacaacaacaacctaACCAAAGTGCTTTTGGAGCAGCTCTAACATCCCAGAATGCATTTGGGTCACAACAAGCTACCCGAAGTGCTTTTGGAACTCAAGCATCCTTTGGGGCACAGCAACCCAGCCAGAGTGCTTTTGGGACACCTCAAGCAAACCAAGTCTCCAAATCATCCTTTAGTTTTGCAGTAAACACAGCTTCAGACTCATCAAGTTCACCTTTTGGTAGTTTTGATAATAAGGCTGGACCTTCATCCAAGAATACAATGGCACCTGCAGGTGGATTTAACTTTACTTTGCCTGCAAATAATTCAGTGCCGGCATCAGGCGGCTTCAATTTTAACGTGGCTTCTGGAAGTGGATCAGGAGGCTTTCAGTTTG ATTCCCAAGCTACTCCAAGTAGACCTGCACAGCCCATTGGCACCTTTAACTTTAACCCTGGCTCTTCAACTCCTGGGCCTGCTTTTGGCATACCCAACACTACACAGGGAGCAAACATTGGCTCGCATTCAAAGGTGCGACCTCGATTAATAGCACGGAGGAGAGGCAAGAAGTAA
- the LOC141883742 gene encoding voltage-gated hydrogen channel 1-like, translating into MDESSNLANQDVADGKRETYMKRWQRRMTSTFESGSCEHCCSVLRHSLAEMLTGVTWQLGIVVLVLIEVFISISLVLIEFHVIKDESHLARILLHFLSITILGVFVFEVLLKFYAMGCAYFLEDKLEIFDAFVVISAFGIEVFLSVMRAKKAWTGFAFIIVLRLWRVFRLIFLLIAFKEEFYELIEDGPKPAENEETAAEIEAGEIEEKQK; encoded by the exons ATGGATGAAAG ttcGAACCTGGCGAATCAAGATGTAGCCGACGGAAAGCGGGAAACATACATGAAAAGATGGCAGAGAAGAATGACTTCAACGTTTGAGTCAGGGAGTTGTGAACACTGCTGCAG TGTTCTCCGCCACTCATTGGCTGAAATGCTAACAGGAGTCACCTGGCAACTTGGGATCGTCGTCCTGGTGTTGATTGAGGTGTTTATAAGCATTAGTTTGGTGCTTATAGAGTTTCATGTTATCAAAG ACGAATCTCACTTAGCAAGAATCCTTCTCCATTTCCTAAGCATAACCATTCTTGGGGTCTTTGTCTTTGAG GTGTTGCTTAAATTCTATGCCATGGGATGTGCGTATTTTCTGGAGGACAAGTTGGAG ATTTTTGACGCCTTTGTTGTTATATCAGCTTTTGGAATCGAAGTCTTCTTGAG TGTCATGCGCGCTAAAAAAGCCTGGACAGGTTTCGCTTTCATTATCGTTCTTCGACTGTGGAGAGTCTTTCGTCTTATTTTCC TTTTGATCGCCTTTAAAGAAGAATTCTACGAACTGATTGAAGATGGACCAAAACCAGCGGAAAATGAGGAAACAGCAGCTGAAATTGAAGCTGGCGAGATCGAGGAAAAACAGAAGTAA